The Rhodobacter sp. 24-YEA-8 genome window below encodes:
- a CDS encoding ferritin-like domain-containing protein: MKAKTLDDLFLDLLKDVYYAERKVLKALPKMARAAQSAELGTAFEKHHDETQIHVERLQQVFEILGKPARGKTCPAIEGILDEGEEVIESFKGSPALDAGLIAAAQAVEHYEMARYGTLRNWAELLGQDEIAKILQNTLTEEEATDSTLTELADGYVNKAALAAA; the protein is encoded by the coding sequence ATGAAAGCGAAGACACTAGATGATCTGTTCCTCGATCTTCTTAAAGACGTCTACTACGCCGAGCGCAAGGTGCTGAAAGCCTTGCCTAAAATGGCGCGGGCGGCGCAGTCGGCAGAGCTAGGAACCGCATTTGAAAAGCACCATGACGAAACCCAGATCCATGTCGAGCGGCTCCAGCAGGTGTTCGAAATTCTGGGTAAGCCCGCCCGTGGCAAGACCTGTCCGGCAATCGAAGGGATCCTTGATGAAGGCGAAGAGGTGATCGAAAGCTTTAAAGGCTCGCCGGCGCTTGATGCGGGATTGATCGCTGCGGCGCAGGCGGTCGAGCATTATGAAATGGCCCGCTACGGCACATTGCGGAACTGGGCCGAACTGCTCGGACAGGATGAGATTGCAAAGATCCTGCAAAACACGCTGACCGAAGAAGAGGCCACCGACAGCACCCTGACGGAGCTTGCCGATGGTTATGTCAACAAGGCCGCGCTTGCCGCCGCCTGA
- a CDS encoding HWE histidine kinase domain-containing protein, protein MITIYNDAFVPILGQKTPCLGQSFSQIWAEAWHEIGPIARKALQGDSTFIRNFELQIERGNGPEYGWFTFCYSPIIDENGSIAGFLNTVIETTGEVITARRSSILNGELQHRIKNAYAKAIAIVRLTFRQANSAEVAQEAVVRRLCQLDQAQRALLADIDGTLDIRTLIADALAGSLPENRLIMRGRPVMIEADQVFALSLALGELATNAQKYGAWSNDDGRVQIEWTQRRGQFELTWREEGGPPVTEPETSGFGRELIEEALRHEFRGEAVLKFEPDGVVFTLRSSGLAPPPDQISGFPPVTATVAPEI, encoded by the coding sequence ATGATCACGATCTACAATGACGCCTTCGTGCCGATCCTCGGTCAGAAGACACCATGTCTCGGGCAATCCTTCAGTCAGATCTGGGCCGAAGCCTGGCATGAGATCGGTCCGATAGCCAGGAAGGCCCTGCAGGGGGACTCGACCTTTATCCGTAATTTTGAACTGCAGATCGAGAGGGGCAATGGCCCCGAATATGGCTGGTTCACCTTCTGCTACAGCCCGATAATCGATGAGAACGGCAGCATCGCCGGTTTCCTGAACACTGTGATAGAGACCACGGGTGAGGTGATAACCGCCCGTCGCAGCAGTATCCTGAACGGCGAGTTGCAACACAGGATCAAGAATGCCTATGCGAAAGCCATCGCAATCGTGCGGCTGACTTTTCGCCAGGCCAACTCGGCCGAAGTGGCACAGGAGGCAGTGGTCAGACGCCTTTGCCAGCTTGATCAGGCACAGCGCGCGCTTCTCGCGGATATCGATGGTACTCTCGATATCCGCACGCTGATCGCCGATGCGCTTGCGGGCAGCCTGCCGGAAAACCGTCTGATCATGCGGGGCCGCCCGGTCATGATCGAGGCTGATCAGGTTTTTGCGCTGAGCCTTGCACTCGGTGAGCTCGCAACAAATGCGCAAAAATACGGGGCCTGGTCGAATGACGATGGGCGGGTTCAGATTGAATGGACCCAGCGGCGTGGCCAGTTCGAACTGACCTGGCGGGAAGAGGGCGGTCCGCCGGTGACCGAGCCTGAAACCAGCGGCTTTGGACGTGAGCTGATCGAGGAGGCTCTGCGGCATGAATTCAGAGGCGAAGCGGTTCTGAAATTCGAGCCCGATGGGGTCGTTTTCACGCTCCGATCCTCTGGCCTCGCGCCGCCGCCGGATCAGATCAGCGGCTTTCCTCCGGTCACCGCCACTGTCGCGCCCGAGATATAG